tacgcgatttttttgaaggtacccatgtcgtatcgtcccggcaaCACTGCTCAAGGATGTTcataccacagctttgtagtacgtggaagaaagctcctttaaaaccgcactgtggaggaccggcacacatccagatagtggggatgatatccttacttgtggcgtgtcgtgcgaagttggaattcggcggcaggaatcaggttatacagctcttcggaacactccccgtgataaatgcggtagaagacacaaagaagcgacatctctacgcaacgccaattgatccagccgttcacagagcactgggtcccgacaattcgagctgctctacgttgcacgcatTCCACCATTTTATTTAGAATTCTATGCTCACGTGGCAGTGAGAGGAACTCTGAACAGTGAGACTTACTTGCTTTACTTGATTtgggtatatatattttttaatataatagagGAGGCAAACGGAGACAagagttttgatttttttattcttgaCATACCCAAGTGGCACTTTGTGTTCTTCTGGTAAAATGAATATCTTTGACAGTGCTACTGCATTGACCCTGGGTTCAGGCTTGTCTGATAGCACTGATTTTTCCGGAGAGAGGCCATTTTTCAAGAGTAGCAAAACCATGGTTGAGACCTGCTACCGGTGGGCACCGAAAAGAACGGAATATCTTGCAGCCATATCAACAACAGACTCTGCAGCGGAATCTGGATCGTCCAGCGAAATGTTATCGAGTTAATATATAGATAGAAGATACTCCAACTCGAAATATTTTCGAGTTGGAGTATCTTCTATTCATTCATTATTACAGTTGTACTCCGGTTTCTTCAAACACGAGGTGGAAGCGAATATGGTAGGAGCTGAGACGTTGCTTCAGGCAATGGGCTACCGGCCCGTGGGCGCCGGCCGACTCGCGCTCGACGGACCCATCTGTCCAGACATGGCCGCCGCCATATCCCGGGACGCGCTCATAGCACAGTGCGAGTGTCACGTGAGTGGaccacattaaaataattatttggttAAGATGGATGGATGTAAATTGTATTTCaattaatatgtatttcatGAAATAGCCTTACAGATTCTATGGccaaatacacaaatatatttaacaattgcacaaattaaatttgtaaacataatttatgaacgatgcgggataaattttgtaatacaaatacttctgtgagagttatcactttaaatatatacagcacaaaataataaattggtatactaaatatatagactattataatatattggtgTACTAAATAgacatagtgtcatgtcttacggaattatattgtggggtaggcctgcagatattgaaaacatatttgtgctgcagaaaagagcaattcgagcagtctataaaatgcgttcaagggattcattgagtgaaaagtttagtgaaataaatattatgacagtacactgccaatacatatacgagaacctcctatacgctcataaaaatattagccaatttaaaaagaatagtgatgtacacagtgtcaatactcgaaacaaacataaactcgcaattccatctactaggctccgtaaaattgctaaatctttaaagtggattgtgttatattttataataaactcccaaatgaaattaaaatattacctattaaaaaatttaaatgtatcgtaaaaaataaattaacatctaaggcctattataatgtgaaatattatttgaatgataaagatagttggaattaatgttctaaattttgttaatgaatattgttatactcgtttgaatgctattgtaacttttatacttcatcctgacttacactaaataacttataaagttttacagtgaataaagattttttgactttgactttgactgtaAATTATTCGCATGATTAAtcttaaaacaaacataaattcttTAAAGTTGTCCAATTGTAAGTCAATTGCAACAGTGACGGACGAAAACCAGCGAAAGGcataaacttacaatatactagcgtaaagacAAGAGACttagagatagaatttgttattttataatatttactttaatttatttgcctcatgtgttttaaagacttaaaagatattaaaatttaaattaaatacggtaggttatttaattaattaaatatatatattacaaaattaatttaatagtaggctgtataggtctgaagcccaagcctaatatcaatgtcgtaatatttaaaaaagcggcgggaagcaagtcttgttttttcgtgcgtttttcttataaaattgttaaaaatgtccatgttatactactgttttatttcctcgcaatctaaatgaaaagcagagtttatatcTCGTCCACAAAAACAATTTAacctcgacattactatcagttgcatttgcgttcgcaaagttctactttcccacacgttgacaagagcgtgcgggaatgtatgAAActaattatagtggtcgaactttgcgcatCTTAATAGGTAAAAATAGTATAGGATACGcgtgcgcacgtaggtcatCCTGCACTCGCTTCGGTCGTGCGGGAACGGCCTAATTTGCGCACTTGTatcatatattgaatattaaaccactagctaacgcacacattgacaaatcgaTATTGGTCACTCACAATCGGGCTGTAAGGTCGTCTATACGATACGCTAGTGTATTCCAAGTCTATGGTCCGCCTATAACTAGCAGTCCGTGAAGCATGCACAAGCACACTCATGTTCTTTTGTTCGCTGTTTTTCGCCGTCTTttaatatgtaatgtttttccgtgaagcagtaatgtgtaaacataactgtgtttcggtctgaagggcgccgtagctagtgaaattgctggccaagtgagacttaacatcttgtctcaagatgtcgagtgcaattgtagtgccgctcagaattttcgggtttttcgagaatcctgagcggcactgcattgtaataggtagggcgtatccataaccatcagctgaacgtcctgctcgtctcgtcccatataaAATCAGTGTGAGATGGTAAAATATACTCGTAATTGTATTAATGTCAGTAGCGTTTTTAGATTATGGCCCAAATATGGGAGAGTGTGTGGGGCAACGGCGGTCGTGTTTCGTGGAGTGACATCGCCCGGGACCGAACCTCGTACCCGTCTGACGTCAACGCGGCGGCCACCAGACTCATTGGCTATTCGGGAGGTACTGTATAgtcatttcaataatttaacaattttgtttatgcTTACGTTTGAACTTTTGTAAAGCATTCAAGGAAAACAATAATAGTATTCTACCTCAAAACACTTTATATAACAGATATTACAATTATACATTTttctccttattcataatggtccgctaactttaaacagccgcttaggagtgttttttctcattctgacttaggtcaatagaaggagacagagtgagaattagcaatgctttaagttagcagactattatgaataagggggtttaactttcataatatatatacactggttattatttaacaacaatTTAACACTGCAGAATAGTTAGTTCAATCCCGAGTAAGACCCTTCGCcatctcctctcctctactcgcctcacacttcacaccgctacactaGCGCCCCCTCTTCCACATCCGCTGCTTACTTCTCGTTGCACTTTGTTTCTTAGTAATAAAGTATTCTAGAGCCCGGCGAGCGAAAGTTGGCACTGGAAAAGGGCGACAAATTTAACAAGACAAGTAAAAAATAACTgtgaacgaattttaatgatattttaaatgaacataGTTTATGATGTGGAGTAGGTAAAAGGCCACTTTTACCATAAAGACATGCTTTTCTAACAGAATTATTActtatagttacaatttttttgttacaatgaaaatattattaaattaatttattctcGCACTCAGAAGTCAGAAcatatattttcataacatATATTAGGCTTCCTTCCTTCTttcttataatgttataaaaaatattatttcagaaGCGGAAATATACTCAAACCTACCCACGCCTTCGGAGTCGCATCGAACTATTATGAACAGCTACCCTCAACAATGCAACTGTCCAGATGAACCCATACAACCAATCATGAACCCTTACATCATGCCGAATATGATACCCCCCCACATGTTGTACCCTGTAAACCCAGAAATGTCTCATCAATGCAACGCGGTACCCATGATACCCCAATATGGCGTGCCTTGCTACTACCCCGTGCAGGCACCATACATGATACCTACGCCTGTTTATACGCCCATCAAACATGCCACAAATGTCCCCATTAATGGTTACCCACAAATACCACACTGCAGGTATCCCTCAGTACCGACAGGGCAACTCATAGAAATTGACGCACCTTACGAAAATGGCAGACATGAAAGGAAAGACGAAAAAAGGCATAGACTAAAAGATACTCATAGACATAAATCTGGATACAGCGATGTGTCTTTGCCAAGTATAGCTCGGTCTGACACACAGCCTGCACTCAGTAAAGCCAAGGAAGATGGTATGGGTACATATGAAAGCTGGGACTACGTTTTCAGAAACTTATCCAAAAAGAATGAGGCTGATAACAGAAGCGGGTTCTCGCAATCGTTGGACCGAGATTCGAGGACGCTAGATAGAATAGAAAGAGAAGAAAGAAGAAGTAAATACCAACCGACAACACTAGATCTTGAAGACGGTTTGCAAGCCTTGAACCTTGACAGATCATATGATGAAGAGATGTATCGAACAGCAAAAGTAAATGAGAACTTGATGAAGCTGAAACAAGAGCAGGAAATGAAAAGAGCGAGGCAGATAGCTAAGAAGCAAGAAGAAAAGAAAGTCAGGAAAGTTGAACCAATCGGTCATCCCAGCGCAGACGGGTTGGTAACACCTAAAGTAGCTCCTGACAAGGTTAAACTGTTGACAAAGAAAGATATTAAAGACAGGAAAGACATAATAAAAGTGCAGAGTTCAGTGAATGGGCAGGTGTCGAGTAGTGaggtgaaaaaaattaaaaaagtgaaTAAGTTGGTGGCATCTGATTTGGATAAGCAGCGAGAGATTGACAGACGAAGCAAACCAATCGAAAACGGAGTACATAAAGCGCAAACATCAATACAGACGCctggtaagttttttttttatgaaaataagggacgagacgagcaggactttcagctgatggtaattgatacgccctgcccatcacaatgcagtgccgctcaggattcttgaaaaacccaaaattcaaccaaattcttgaaaaaaaaaaattgtgagcggcattacaattgcgttcgtcaccttgagacacaagatgtaaGGTCTCATGTgcacaataatttcactagctactttcagattgaaacacagtaatgtgtacacattactgattcacggcataaataggtgccgttgtgatacccataatctagtcgggctcctgtagcctcccactggtgaattttTCTTAGCAACTAATTTCTTATGTCAGCTTTCAACGAAGTAGCACTATGGGTTACTAGATATTATGTGTTCAcactattattatacatttttttatgggagAGTAGTATCaacacctgatggtatgtgatcactgGGCTCATATTTCGTAACaggagaggaatcacagaagcgttgccgacTTTAAAAAGCGTCGCCTTAACGTACGTTTTCCAATTCATATGAGttggaaaaccgaaaacacatttgGTATGTGGCAGACAAGGATTGAACCGGTTGCAGCCGGTTCTGCCGCCGGCTGGTTTTGTACTGTCAGATAAACCACTGTACTGTACTTTCCATCAGAAAAGGCACTTGTCCGTTGCCCCCTCTAATAACACATATAGGCCCCATTTCTTGTTGTGAGTCTTTATTATGTTAGGCCTGGATATTTCACATACCATCTTGGTGAACCTTTTATTTCTGATGCTTTCTTATGTAGCAATAAAtaagtgttgcaagagattgtgggcggcggtgatcacttaacaacaggtgacccgtacgctcgtttgtcctcctattccataaaaaaaagccttaTGATGAAGCCTTTCGAATGGTATCATAAAGTTACTGGGTATTATTTTTGCTTGTGTAGCGGATTCAAATACCGGTTTAACcaggcaatattttaaaatctatgtATGCAGTTCaattgtttgtaaatttaaggcattctttcagtaaaatgttacatatctacaatatttaaggtacttccccTCGATGTGGCATAGTTGTGGGACAGCCTGTATTTTAAATTCCCCTGTGGGGCGTGCACTTTCGGATTTTccaaactatttatttttatttcgcaacataatatgtgttttaaattactgaatttaccatattatgttcggaaaatattgagctcgtgagaacattaacggccactctttttaaccgacttcaaaaaaggaggaggttttaaaATACCTCGGTATGTTTgtgttttatacattttgttttactttcaGGTCCAAGTACCCAGTCGTATGATCTCAAAGCCCAACTAATAGTATCACTTGACGAGCCCGACTCGCGATCACCGCCGAAAATAGCCGAACGAGAGAAAGAGAAGGAGTTGAAAAGAGACAAGTGGCAATGTAGTACGTGTACTTATTTGAACAGGGACGCTCTTCAAGCGTGCGAAATGTGCGGGAAGTCGAAACGAGGCCCGGAAATAGAGCCTCTGACGTCAGGGGGGAGGGAATGCCCCGCCTGTACCCTCGTGAATAGGAGAGAGGCAAGAGTGTGCGACGCGTGCGGCACTAGCCTGCAACATTGCCCGACTTATATATAGTAGACCTAATCTCTGTATATTTAAAGTTGATTTTTGTTTGCAAATGCATTATTATTCTGgtctaaatatatttaatactaattgTTGTAATAAATGCCTTATATTCTTACACTTAGGGCGTAGTTTCGTGTGTAGATGTGTTACACAGTGATCTGCATAAGTTAGGTAATATAAAAGGACTCGTTGGTCTGCAAAATTTAccgaatataatatatgtagaaTCTATTGTTAATTTTAGGGTCAATTTTTGTTTGGCAATATTGCCAATACTGCTATATAGCAgcaaatttaaatcttataaatagACAAGAATTCCTTTTTCGCAATATCGTATCACAAATGTGTATTATGTGCAAAATTCCATAGAAATCTAAACAAGAAAGTAATAGAAATGTTATTAGTGGCATCTAGCACTAGGTATTCCTTAGAGTTTGACCGTTGCCGATGTACACacatacattacattgctaTGTACGCTTGCAACGCCCCAGATATTCAAGGTCTTAATGGGGAATACTCAGGGATTTAATTTAGAATCCCATAGTGAAGAATGATTATCCCATATATTTCATATACtcaattatgtatatatttcatttaaaaaaaaactagtaattttgtaaaaaaaatgtaatattatatctaccgggcaaatgagatttaacatcttatgcctcaaggtaatgagcgcaattgtagtgcggctctgaatttttggggctttcaagaatcctgagcggcactgcatcttaatgggctgggcgtatcatttactatcagatgaatgtcctgctcgtctcgtcccttattgccataaaaaaattgattggTGCAGTTGCAGGTTGTGGAAATAATTGCTGCAGTTAGATAGACTGAAATACTTGTGGACCCgtcagacgttgtcctgtacacaagtcttaaatttgaataatcggtccagccgttaggaggagttcactaccatacacatgagcaggagaattatattatatggacggaattgagaatctaaaccaatctcaattTCACTAGAACACACCAaacaatcatcaaaatcggtccagtcgcttagaaggtagttcaattgtgaatctaaaccattctcgaatctaCCTGAAGATACACACCAATCTCAATTTCACTGGAACATaccaaaaaatcatcaaaatcggtccagtcgcttaggaggtagtttaattgtgaatctaaaccattctcgaatccacctgaagacacacaccaatctcaattTCActggaacatacaaaaaaatcatcaaaatcggtccagtcgtttaggaggtagttcaattgtgaatcttacCATTCTCGAATCTatctgaagacacacagaaagtttcattaaaatcggtgcagccgttTATGTGGAGTGGAgtacacaaaagaaatatatatctatCAAGATAtcaacatgttttttttatgattgccAGTGCGAATAATTCTAAAGCActacttatatacatacatgTTTTACGCGCCTTTGTCACTTCTAGAacattcttatttagatttctatggtaCATACCTCTTTGTACTTACTATACTAAATACCAATCTCTGGCCTACAGTGTTTGAATGAAAATACTGTATTTTTAGCGTGTAACGATGTTACGCGGGGTGatgtaacatattatttatattcatataaaattgtGGTTAATGAAATGTGTTTTAcctataaaattgaaatatttttatacaaagtttcatttaaatacttgtgtgaatacataaaaaaatagaagtaTTACGTGCCTAcataagttaaaattattaaaatacctaACGTATTCTATTTAATGCCTTATTGGTTTACATTAACGTTGATGTTTCATTGGCTTTGATGTTACACCAcggaatataaaatataagtaactaGAAGTACCAAGCAGCTTTCCTGTGTGTGCCATAGTACAAAATTAcaccatattttaaatttcttaataacGAAAACGCGGGTCtggtattattctattattatgaTGTCAGTTCGTTATCGAAACAAAATGCGCTGCAGTGTCATACTTGTTACCTTACTTACTTACCTTTACACACCTTTATGGACCTCACACTctcttacaataaaaaaaaaacaagtttttcGTTACAAAATCACTCTATTCGTAGTTTATGcataatgaaaattattttttaattcagttgctcaaaaagtggcGTATTGCAGGGACGTATAGCGATCGGGATGTGGACTGATTACATACTCGAGTTTTTTATTTtccgaactcgtgcgttctctttcccaactgtcaaaataatgtctattaaaaataaaaaaccaaccacaaaatttttacaaaaaaaaaattcatagaagtttttatgattcatgcaaatatttctaaaaagaagctactaatttgtttcgatatcagatttaatgatttgattcaatgagttaggttaggtttcatttcacctcattaaatttcattttcatttaatatcaataaaaaaatctactgaagacttggctgtatgggcataGTTGCCTACCCtgggtgaagaaaacaaaaaaaaatctctgcttATATTCTTTTACGGTTGGTGCCATTTTCCATGTTTAGTTAGttgagtttataataataataatataagcctttattcagacaaGTTATACAAAGTGTTTTACTTAAcctagaatatttatattttaaatgaaatttaaactcCCTCAACAACCTTGTCTGTTTGCCTATTGTGGGCAAAGACCTCCTCCAATTTCCTCCATAAATTTTAGTTGAGTTtagtatgtttttattattctattgaactgcttcattttttcgcaactgtattaaaagtAGTAGTTCAGTACACGTAAACTTGTTCCGACTGTCAACCCTCACCTGCGGTTGCGCCTCGGCTCGGGTAGGCATTTGTCGGAACTCTTTGCAATGACAGGCTTTCCGCACTCGAAATGAAATATAGTattctactttttagtttggtttccCATAAAAGCGtgttgttaagttttttttgtaacttttatttatatttgatagTCTTAATAAAAGGCTAAAGACGCATTTATAATGAATACTAGCGATTTATATTATCATCGTTCTCTTTGTACtgcaaaatatatatacatttaaatttaaattttgtattccgTGTGTTAGTTCGTAATAGATCTGCGTTACTTCTGTCACGAGTAGAGGCAATTGCGGTCATTGACCTTTTACTACCTGTCTCTGTCGCTCGCGTCCGGAGTATTTATTGCTTCCCGAACGCcttgtattaattttaattattattttttattttatacatttgtttGTTTAAAGCTGGAATTGGtttttctttgtattttattgtattccgctgattttttttgatgaaacacgttgcttttatgttttttattagcttatgtattattgatattaatttattatttttcatccaACAACTACGAAATGTATTATACATTTAAGAAAGTCTCTTCAAAGTCGAACTAAATTTAAttcagtgtatatatatatataataaacgcGATAATGAGCTTAGAGTTTTcaggatattattattgtagattaaatattagatagatatattgttttgtaaatattagatatttcgatgtttaatattatgattaaaaatatttatttttataaaataacgttaaCTTGATGTATTTGATTATGTTTTCGAAGAGACGATTGGAAAACGATATTTTAGCATACCCTTTTgcctatttaaatttttaaacagtTAATATATTCGTGAGATATATCATCTCATGGGtctgtataatatatactttgtaTATGTGTGTAGTATGGCGCAGTGCGATGTAATCGCCGTTGTATCGCAGTTAGCTACATTCTCAGTCATTTTGTATATGCGTTTCGAATTGATTCATACGGTCACTGTTATGAGTAGATTTTATTTAACACATCCTTCGTTCGCTCTGATATTTTCCATAAAATgtactaaaaaaaactaaatgcaGCATTGGGGTCGACTCTTAGAATCGATTGCGCCTCGCGTGTTGTGATAACGATTGCATTTTGATGTAGTTCTTATACATACTATCATAATATAGGTGTTTTTATACAGGTGGTTTGTTTAAGTTTCGGTATCTGTGAAAAAATATGCGTTAACtataaaacgtataaaaattaaattattttgggccttatgaggaagctcattgtcgctcagagggcaatggagagggaaTGGAgatatgctcggagtttccctgcgagattgaatcagaaatgaggagatccgtaggagaatcaaagtctTCGACGTAgcccaaacgattgcgaaactgaagtgccagtgggcagagcacataggtCGACGAATAGcagcagaaaagtcctcgaatggcgaccacgtaccggaagacgctgtgttggtaggccccccacaagatggaccgacgatctggtcaagatcgccggaacatgTTGGACGAGGGTAGCGCAGGAGTGGTCGTCGTGaggatctttgggggaggcctttgtccagcagtggacgtcttccggctgatgatgatgatgatgaaacattCATACTTGTAATAggcatttttatttgataataataactgTTGATGCCAGTAGAGGCTAAAACCGATTATAATAACGGTCTCTTATGCGCAGATGAGCACTATAGGAGAGCCAAGAGTGTAATGAT
This DNA window, taken from Leptidea sinapis chromosome 25, ilLepSina1.1, whole genome shotgun sequence, encodes the following:
- the LOC126972004 gene encoding protein tamozhennic, translating into MVIMSCVGMGDGLRDRLPGLWRRIEDAHYSYLETDDSPEKLQQKNKLEGYITDYLSLVPHECKFGLSETGKVFQRTINESSEYSAYRASIGWAAVARYAGNLLAQPWRKEYRVIRLYSGFFKHEVEANMVGAETLLQAMGYRPVGAGRLALDGPICPDMAAAISRDALIAQCECHIMAQIWESVWGNGGRVSWSDIARDRTSYPSDVNAAATRLIGYSGEAEIYSNLPTPSESHRTIMNSYPQQCNCPDEPIQPIMNPYIMPNMIPPHMLYPVNPEMSHQCNAVPMIPQYGVPCYYPVQAPYMIPTPVYTPIKHATNVPINGYPQIPHCRYPSVPTGQLIEIDAPYENGRHERKDEKRHRLKDTHRHKSGYSDVSLPSIARSDTQPALSKAKEDGMGTYESWDYVFRNLSKKNEADNRSGFSQSLDRDSRTLDRIEREERRSKYQPTTLDLEDGLQALNLDRSYDEEMYRTAKVNENLMKLKQEQEMKRARQIAKKQEEKKVRKVEPIGHPSADGLVTPKVAPDKVKLLTKKDIKDRKDIIKVQSSVNGQVSSSEVKKIKKVNKLVASDLDKQREIDRRSKPIENGVHKAQTSIQTPGPSTQSYDLKAQLIVSLDEPDSRSPPKIAEREKEKELKRDKWQCSTCTYLNRDALQACEMCGKSKRGPEIEPLTSGGRECPACTLVNRREARVCDACGTSLQHCPTYI